From one Pempheris klunzingeri isolate RE-2024b chromosome 9, fPemKlu1.hap1, whole genome shotgun sequence genomic stretch:
- the bod1l1 gene encoding biorientation of chromosomes in cell division protein 1-like 1: protein MAGLPPGDPQLVSMIVNHLKTQGLFDQFRRDCLADVDTKPAYLNLKQRVDNFVSNHLSNHTWSPHLNKNQLRNNIRQLVLQSGMLEQGVDRIVAQVVDPKINHIFRPQVERVVREFLSPGSCSEEPPVPPPSTEIKPDCSILEQASSSVPATTAASDAMSILDTITSLNQEASVRASSATDKERKGRASDDLMQLVEEGEQDMSIVEEGDSEQDGKTPEEAEELASEVQALEVKTEDTQEQADVGKEGLIEEVKMEEEESGAQELTEEEKDKAASKTSGKPSEEKQDDDLLKCTSQAKQKARERIKEEYFLEDSDLEGLSDITVSSVHTSDLSSFEEESEDEEQLSDSSEEGELPPDDEAEKKQASGDAAEEDRKPRRKAYVHKPFLYSRYYSDSDDEITVEERRRSAAKDKEERLLKRQQNRERMEEKRKQKAAQAEEQDHKKPKSGDSAGLEGPRAKEARKERKVLEKKMALNRKRKLDSRKEGDISSKKKGDTEGPKKAEVKSTASKAPQQKLIRNLSESASSDERHRRMSGSVSEDSSETKKLPDKSRTHSFILELEQGSQEALKQRSIGKFDRLSRKELHSKERKEKERSLSDERAKLKQKQEKKPEHQADEPQQKDGSAVKVSSEEKGEKKPKIKSEKKVSGTTREGKPSGSDGVADEGPKDAAAKKVKTPSGETAKAEKDKIREKEKDKDKSKEKEKTKGEKTSAKSDFKPLLRPDSAGSSEDRSDMEPGLDSSKKKEKHGKEVLKRSKSHSEDRPGDKAKSKTDSEKEKSKIDQDSQKSNKSSSEVDKDPKRVKPIEKGKITEKSKSKSKEETKTVLLSKTENKGQSSEVKSPGGAAVGKPETTKEKKKEGNVKEQWKVPEEPLHEKSEIKNAKKKVEKRDKVPEKKDDEERKAPREDKLEKSEKSSSKSSASSLSLDADEQPKKRAPLPDTSTDSNPVTTTVTASFSDDTCDALSDITPEPPEGETESRLSEMPAVPAEADALLTLMDVCTSAEARLPPESSHKDAAPEMTLQDADMKMKEAALTLLSMDPDCTVSSTLICHDTSGEPDVSLTAPPSMETCAAEQGEQHPPVDEQTAAESEFAATKPSPVTSQQTAELGDENTADVSENSERAMDVEKDEMSESLAAQGDDTTPNQCQASLNEAKGAEIVPETSPDEKMPPEAAGKEALDIIVSETEEVRGAAEENTVAVVPDTTEQASQISSKQEQTEPDAADTKTSPKAEEVEVEDNQAKMDVDNSEAEGKTEEQESAAAEKNEPQTVEHNVPEKTEEGASGHESQSKLVKQISNVSSTDSQEDEKGSDLSEREEKTEGRGRRKRKLSSQKAAAVKESGDEREEKKRKGESSVEETDQETAVEVKTPRRGRSSKTSEEAERDRPKEPEKLEEAPSRGGRRSGAAAKEAPAAPDNQKKCESKDEETTDKASPRKPAKREEQTEDESEPKKSGRRGSQVSLPSPVPEDTEAAGSSDSKEAADTSEPAVKGKRSEEMTASVEETQADGKEDGEEVKPDSCQQEQSEQQPEKDGGCSPSGSQPEGEEEVKEEICGEKKPDDVEEEQPQEDQEATPKRAARRGRPPKAAAAAAEDSDKKDKKAEEKDSEQNDEEEEEDDEKEGEEKGTATRATTRSASRLEAERNKPSKPSTRASRQNGKEETAAGMRGTRGQAAAAKGGRKREASPPAVRTRGGQKSEEPPSKRAKR, encoded by the exons ATGGCTGGTTTACCTCCCGGAGACCCGCAGCTGGTCTCAATGATCgtcaatcatttaaaaacacagggacTCTTTGACCAGTTCAGGAGGGACTGCCTGGCAGACGTTGACACAAAG CCAGCTTACTTGAACCTAAAGCAAAGAGTGGATAACTTTGTCTCTAATCACCTCTCTAACCACACATGGAGCCCTCATTTGAACAAAAACCAGCTGAGAAACAACATCAGACAGCTCGTGTTGCA GTCTGGGATGCTGGAGCAGGGGGTGGACAGGATTGTGGCCCAGGTGGTGGATCCCAAAATCAACCATATCTTCAGGCCGCAGGTGGAGAGGGTGGTCCGTGAATTTCTGTCGCCTGGCAGCTGCTCTGAGGAGCCGCCAGTCCCACCGCCTTCAACAGAGATCAAACCAGACTGCAGCATCCTTGAGCAAG CCTCGTCGTCTGTTCCTGCTACCACCGCAGCCAGCGACGCCATGTCCATCCTGGACACCATAACCTCTCTCAACCAGGAGGCAAGCGTCAGGGCCAGCTCAGCTACAGATAAAGAACGTAAAGGCAGAGCTTCAGATGACCTCATGCAGCTGGTGGAAGAGGGCGAGCAGGACATGAGCATTGTCGAGGAAGGAGACAGCGAACAGGACGGGAAGACGCcagaagaggcagaggagctgGCGTCGGAGGTCCAAGCCTTAGAGGTGAAGACGGAGGACACTCAGGAACAGGCAGATGTGGGAAAAGAGGGATTAATAGAAGAGGTGAAGATGGAAGAAGAGGAGTCGGGAGCTCAAGAGctgactgaggaggagaaagataAAGCTGCCAGCAAAACAAGTGGAAAACCctcagaggagaagcaggatGATGATCTACTGAAATGCACAAGTCAGGCCAAGCAGAAAGCCAGAGAACGGATAAAGGAAG AGTACTTTCTGGAGGACTCTGACCTGGAGGGCCTGAGTGACATCACCGTGAGCTCCGTCCACACCAGCGACCTGTCATCATTCGAGGAAGaaagtgaggatgaggagcagcTGTCTGATTCGTCTGAAGAGGGGGAGCTTCCACCAGATG ATGAAGCAGAGAAGAAACAAGCTAGTGGAGACGCAGCAGAAGAAGACCGCAAACCTCGCCGCAAGGCCTACGTACACAAGCCTTTCCTCTACTCCCGTTACTATAGCGACTCGGATGATGAAATCACTGTGGAGGAACGTCGGAGATCTGCG GCAAAGGACAAAGAGGAAAGGCTGCTCAAGAGACAACAGAACAGAGAGCGAATGGAAGAAAAGCGTAAACAGAAAGCGGCACAGGCTGAAGAACAAG ATCACAAAAAGCCAAAGAGTGGAGACTCGGCTGGGCTGGAGGGCCCCAGAGCCAAAGAGGCTCGCAAGGAAAGGAAGGttctggagaaaaaaatggctctcaacaggaagaggaagctaGACTCAAG gaaagagggagacatttcaagcaaaaagaaaggagatacaGAAGGACCCAAGAAAGCG GAAGTGAAATCTACAGCGTCAAAGGCTCCACAGCAGAAACTGATAAGAAATCTGTCAGAATCAGCATCGTCTGATGAGAGGCACAGGAGGATGAGCGGCAGCGTCTCAGAAGATTCCAGTGAAACCAAAAAGCTCCCTGACAAAAGCCGGACGCACTCCTTCATCCTGGAGTTGGAACAAGGTTCCCAAGAGGCTCTGAAACAGCGCTCCATTGGGAAATTTGATAGGTTGTCCCGTAAGGAACTTCACTCCAAAGAACGCAAAGAGAAAGAACGCAGCCTGTCAGATGAACGTGCCAAGCTCAAacaaaagcaggagaaaaaacCAGAACATCAGGCAGATGAACCTCAGCAGAAGGATGGATCTGCTGTTAAAGTGTCCTCTGAAGAGAAAGGCGAGAAGAAGCCGAAGATTAAAAGTGAGAAGAAAGTGTCAGGAACCACAAGAGAAGGAAAGCCATCTGGGTCAGACGGTGTGGCAGACGAGGGGCCTAAAGATGCTGCTGCGAAGAAGGTGAAAACTCCATCTGGTGAGACTGCCAAAGCAGAGAAGGACAAAATtagggagaaggagaaagataaggataaaagtaaagaaaaggaaaagactaAAGGAGAGAAAACTTCAGCTAAAAGTGATTTCAAGCCGCTGCTCCGTCCTGACTCTGCTGGTTCCTCTGAGGACCGTTCTGACATGGAGCCCGGGCTTGACAGCAgcaagaagaaagagaaacatggCAAGGAAGTGCTGAAAAGGTCAAAGAGCCACTCCGAGGACAGGCCAGGAGATAAAGCCAAGTCTAAAACAGACAGCGAGAAGGAAAAGTCTAAAATAGATCAAGACAGCCAGAAATCAAACAAGTCCAGCTCTGAAGTGGACAAAGATCCAAAACGAGTCAAACCaattgaaaaaggaaaaatcacggaaaaatctaaatcaaaatccaaagaggaaacaaagactGTGTTGTTATCAAAAACGGAAAATAAAGGTCAGAGTTCAGAAGTCAAAAGTCCAGGAGGTGCAGCTGTCGGCAAACCTGAGACgacaaaggagaagaaaaaagagggaaatgtgAAGGAACAGTGGAAAGTCCCAGAGGAACCTCTCCATGAGAAATCAGAAATCAAGAACGCAAAGAAAAAAGTGGAGAAGAGGGACAAAGTCCCAGAAAAGAAAGATGACGAAGAGAGGAAAGCACCCAGAGAAGACAAATTGGAAAAGTCTGAGAAATCATCATCAAAGTCTTCAGCTTCCTCGCTGAGTCTGGACGCAGACGAGCAGCCGAAGAAACGTGCTCCCCTCCCAGACACCAGCACAGACTCCAATCCCGTCACCACCACCGTCACCGCTTCGTTCTCAGACGACACCTGCGACGCTTTAAGCGACATCACCCCTGAGCCACCTGAAGGTGAAACGGAGTCGCGGCTCAGCGAGATGCCAGCTGTGCCGGCTGAGGCCGACGCTCTGCTGACCCTCATGGACGTGTGCACGTCAGCAGAGGCGAGACTTCCACCTGAGAGCAGCCACAAGGACGCAGCGCCCGAGATGACTCTGCAGGATGCTGATATGAAGATGAAAGAAGCAGCTCTGACTCTGCTCTCCATGGATCCTGACTGCACTGTGTCCTCCACCTTAATTTGCCACGATACCAGTGGGGAGCCAGATGTGAGTCTGACCGCCCCGCCGTCGATGGAAACCTGTGCAGCTGAACAAGGGGAGCAGCATCCTCCTGTGGAcgagcaaacagctgctgaatCTGAGTTTGCAGCCACCAAGCCGTCACCAGTCACATCTCAACAAACTGCTGAGCTTGGTGATGAAAACACAGCGG ACGTGTCTGAAAATTCAGAGAGAGCAATGGATGTGGAAAAGGACGAAATGTCCGAATCTCTTGCTGCACAg GGGGATGACACTACCCCAAATCAATGTCAGGCTTCTTTAAATGAAGCCAAAGGTGCAGAAATTGTTCCTGAAACGTCGCCAGATGAAAAAATGCCACCAGAAGCAGCTGGCAAAGAGG CCCTGGATATTATCGTGTCCGAAACAGAAGAGGTCAGAGGAGCCgcagaggaaaacacagttGCAGTCGTTCCTGATACCACTGAACAAGCCTCCCAAATCTCCAGTAAACAAG AGCAAACCGAGCCCGACGCTGCAGACACAAAGACGAGCCCCAAG GCAGAGGAAGTGGAGGTTGAGGACAACCAGGCCAAGATGGACGTAGATAACA GTGAAGCCGAGGGCaagacagaggagcaggaaagcgctgcagcagagaagaatGAACCTCAGACT GTGGAACACAATGTCCCAGAGAAGACGGAGGAAGGAGCGAGTGGACACGAGAGTCAGTCCAAACTGGTCAAACAAATCA gtaATGTCTCCAGCACAGACAGCCAGGAAGACGAGAAGGGATCCGACCTGTCAGAAAGG gaggagaagacagagggaAGGGGAAGACGCAAACGAAAGCTTTCCAGTCagaaagctgcagcagtgaaagAATCTG GAgatgagagggaagaaaagaaaagaaaaggggaatCGTCTGTCGAG GAAACGGATCAGGAGACAGCTGTGGAAGTCAAAACACCACGCAGGGGTCGATCGTCCAAAACCAgcgaggaggcagagagggaccGGCCTAAAGAACCTGAGAAACTAGAGGAGGCTCCGAGCCGCGGGGGAAGACGTTCAGGAGCCGCAGCCAAAGAAGCCCCAGCTG ccccAGATAATCAGAAGAAGTGTGAGAGTAAAGATGAGGAGACCACTGATAAAGCGTCGCCAAGAAAACCAGCCAAGAGAGAAGAG CAAACTGAAGATGAAAGTGAACCAAAGAAAAGTGGACGGCGAGGAAGTCAAGTCAGTCTGCCGTCTCCTGTTCCAGAAGACACCGAAGCTGCAGGAAGCTCCGACTCCAAAGAGGCCGCAGACACCA GTGAACCTGCGGTGAAGGGGAAGAGGTCAGAGGAAATGACGGCATCTGTTGAG GAAACCCAGGCTGACGGTAAGGAGGATGGTGAGGAGGTAAAACCGGACAGCTGTCAACAGGAACAAAGTGAGCAACAACCTGAAAAAGATGGAG GTTGTTCCCCCTCAGGGAGCCAGccagagggtgaagaggaggtCAAAGAGGAGATCTGTGGCGAGAAGAAACCAGATGAT GTTGAGGAAGAGCAACCTCAGGAGGACCAAGAGGCGACTCCAAAGAGAGCCGCTCGGAGGGGACGGCCGCCAAAGGCGGCGGCAGCAGCCGCAGAGGATTCAG ataaaaaggacaaaaaagcagaagagaaagacagcGAGCagaatgatgaagaggaggaggaggatgatgagaaAGAAGGGGAGGAAAAAGGAACTGCAACCAGAGCGACCACGCGGTCAGCATCTCGCCTGGAGGCTGAAAG